In the Natronobacterium texcoconense genome, one interval contains:
- a CDS encoding glycosyltransferase family 4 protein encodes MRVAFVSFETVHHRDTETKRRLQTVLKLLQNAGHDVHVFCARFWEGDRSTFERGGITYHGLVSDLESRTWFVARLPFSIVSLGPDVVHTSPEPPGQVIAANWGATLTRVPLLLEWYGQEAVPDNRAMRWALRKPDRIVTPSELVSTWVMERDVSDDRVDIVPNPIDVDRIQETPVGEEVDVIYSRRLDEGANLESLFLALAEYRDRDWTAKVLGDGPERDTYERLASDLRIEDRVTFAGECSLEERISAYRGAHVFAQTAEYCVFPTEMLWAIASGCVGIVEYHVNSSAHELVVGWDRGFRTTSEEELADAIVEAGDLEKREFDEAFAKYDKDAVLEQYLTTYERLRESSGVL; translated from the coding sequence ATGCGCGTCGCGTTCGTCTCGTTCGAGACGGTCCACCATCGGGATACCGAGACGAAGCGACGACTCCAGACGGTTCTCAAACTCCTCCAGAACGCCGGACACGACGTTCACGTCTTCTGTGCCCGGTTCTGGGAAGGAGATCGTTCGACGTTCGAACGCGGCGGAATCACGTACCACGGCCTCGTCTCCGACCTCGAGTCACGCACCTGGTTCGTCGCGCGGCTGCCGTTCTCCATCGTGTCGCTCGGCCCGGACGTCGTTCACACGAGTCCGGAGCCGCCGGGACAGGTGATCGCGGCGAACTGGGGAGCGACTCTCACACGCGTGCCACTGCTTCTGGAGTGGTACGGCCAGGAAGCGGTCCCCGACAATCGAGCGATGCGCTGGGCGCTTCGCAAGCCCGACCGGATCGTCACCCCCTCGGAACTCGTCTCCACGTGGGTCATGGAACGCGACGTCAGCGACGACCGCGTCGACATCGTTCCGAACCCGATCGACGTCGATCGAATCCAGGAGACGCCAGTCGGCGAGGAAGTCGACGTGATCTACTCGCGACGCCTCGACGAGGGCGCGAACCTCGAGAGCCTCTTCCTGGCGCTGGCCGAGTACCGCGACCGCGACTGGACCGCAAAGGTCCTCGGCGACGGCCCGGAGCGCGACACCTACGAACGACTGGCGAGCGACCTGCGGATCGAGGACCGCGTCACGTTCGCGGGCGAGTGCTCGCTCGAGGAACGGATCTCGGCCTACCGTGGCGCACACGTCTTCGCACAGACCGCCGAGTACTGCGTCTTCCCCACCGAGATGCTGTGGGCGATCGCCTCCGGCTGTGTCGGCATCGTCGAATACCACGTCAACTCGAGCGCCCACGAACTCGTCGTCGGGTGGGATCGAGGCTTCCGGACCACGAGCGAGGAAGAACTCGCCGACGCCATCGTCGAGGCCGGCGACCTCGAGAAACGCGAGTTCGACGAGGCGTTCGCGAAGTACGACAAGGACGCCGTCTTAGAGCAGTACCTGACGACGTACGAACGGCTGCGGGAGTCGTCGGGCGTTCTCTGA
- a CDS encoding S9 family peptidase — protein MSRYEIERYLNIRSAYGASFGPDGERLSFLMDTTGTSQVWTFTDPQEWPEQRTFYDERVTFASWSPERPELIFGMDEGGNERAQLYRLDAETGEIENLTAMPDAKHRWGGWSHDGDRFAFASNRRDESVFDIYVQDRDATGDEAKLVYEGDGWLSLAGWSPDDSRLLVSQAYSNFDQDLYVLDLETEELEHLTPHDGDVRYGSASWAPDGEGIYLVTDEGDADTLYLAYLDLETGDLETVTRGEGWNVDGIALDDETGRFVYSRNVEGYTELTVGEFDEDEPTVFETFPEPDLPGGVAGGVSFDPDAERFALSTTGDAVNTNVFVVDVESGAAEQWTRAPTAGIPQETFDESDLVHVKSFDGLEVPGFLTLPDDHEEGNTPVIVDIHGGPESQRRPSFSSVKQYFLDRGYAYFEPNVRGSAGYGADYAALDDVEKRMDSVADIEACVEWLQDHPAIDPDRIAAKGGSYGGFMVLAALTEYPDLWAAGIDVVGIANFVTFLENTGDWRRELREAEYGSLEEDREFLEEISPTNNVENIDAPLFVLHGENDPRVPVGEAEQIADQAEAQGVPVRKLIFDDEGHGFSKLENRIEAYTEIADFLDEHV, from the coding sequence ATGAGTCGGTACGAGATCGAACGCTATCTCAACATTCGAAGCGCCTACGGTGCGTCGTTCGGCCCCGACGGTGAGCGACTCTCCTTCCTGATGGATACCACCGGGACGTCTCAGGTCTGGACGTTCACGGACCCACAGGAGTGGCCCGAGCAGCGAACCTTCTACGACGAACGAGTGACCTTCGCCTCCTGGTCGCCCGAACGCCCCGAACTGATCTTCGGGATGGACGAGGGCGGTAACGAGCGCGCTCAGCTCTACCGGCTTGACGCCGAGACCGGCGAGATCGAGAATCTGACGGCGATGCCCGACGCCAAACACCGCTGGGGCGGCTGGAGTCACGACGGCGACCGGTTCGCCTTCGCCTCGAACCGTCGCGACGAGTCGGTCTTCGACATCTACGTGCAGGATCGCGACGCAACCGGAGACGAGGCCAAACTCGTCTACGAGGGCGACGGCTGGCTCTCACTCGCCGGCTGGAGCCCCGACGACTCCCGGCTGCTCGTCTCGCAGGCCTACTCGAACTTCGATCAGGACCTGTACGTGCTCGACCTCGAGACCGAAGAACTCGAGCATCTCACGCCTCACGACGGTGACGTCCGCTACGGCAGTGCAAGCTGGGCCCCCGACGGTGAGGGGATCTACCTCGTCACCGACGAGGGCGACGCGGACACGCTGTATCTGGCGTATCTCGACCTGGAAACGGGAGACCTCGAGACGGTCACTCGCGGCGAGGGGTGGAACGTCGACGGCATCGCACTGGACGACGAGACCGGCCGGTTCGTCTACTCGCGAAACGTCGAGGGGTACACCGAACTGACCGTCGGCGAGTTCGACGAGGACGAACCGACCGTGTTCGAGACGTTCCCCGAACCCGACCTGCCGGGCGGCGTCGCCGGCGGCGTGAGTTTCGATCCCGACGCGGAACGATTCGCGCTGTCGACGACCGGCGACGCCGTGAACACGAACGTCTTCGTGGTCGACGTCGAGTCCGGTGCGGCCGAACAGTGGACGAGAGCCCCGACTGCGGGGATCCCACAGGAGACGTTCGACGAGTCCGATCTCGTCCACGTCAAGAGCTTCGATGGGTTGGAGGTACCCGGCTTCCTCACCCTGCCCGACGATCACGAGGAGGGGAACACGCCGGTCATCGTCGACATCCACGGCGGCCCCGAAAGCCAGCGCCGGCCGTCGTTCTCGAGCGTCAAGCAGTACTTCCTCGACCGGGGGTACGCCTACTTCGAACCGAACGTCCGCGGCTCCGCGGGCTACGGCGCCGACTACGCCGCTCTCGACGACGTCGAGAAACGCATGGACTCGGTCGCCGATATCGAGGCCTGCGTCGAGTGGCTCCAGGATCATCCCGCAATCGATCCCGACCGGATCGCCGCCAAAGGAGGTTCCTACGGCGGATTCATGGTGCTCGCCGCGCTCACCGAGTACCCCGACCTCTGGGCGGCCGGCATCGACGTCGTCGGCATCGCAAACTTCGTCACCTTCCTCGAGAACACGGGCGACTGGCGACGCGAACTCCGCGAAGCGGAGTACGGAAGCCTCGAGGAGGACCGCGAGTTCCTGGAGGAGATCTCGCCGACGAACAACGTCGAGAATATCGACGCGCCGCTTTTCGTCCTCCACGGCGAGAACGACCCCCGTGTCCCGGTCGGCGAGGCCGAACAGATCGCTGATCAAGCCGAAGCACAGGGCGTTCCGGTCCGAAAGCTGATCTTCGACGATGAGGGCCACGGCTTCTCGAAACTCGAGAATCGCATCGAGGCCTACACCGAGATTGCGGACTTCCTGGACGAACACGTCTGA
- a CDS encoding lysylphosphatidylglycerol synthase transmembrane domain-containing protein: MRWRRAIGGLAAAIVAISLLVYGVGWNEVVANVRAAHPAALAAAVVAGLGMLALRAALVRRLLEPVAGGARGTAFVTAYLSGYFARSALPWGRSTGTPVMAYLLASGSDSDFEDNLAVVAAGEGFNVLGSLVVAGLGVAGFVVAGGSLDAVSAAVAVVGGGGLVAAGVLVVANRGLARRISLEFATRCETVVRKVPYSRLSRQRGFLIDRIDGFFRTLEAIQASRRTLAVAFGIAVVSWVFNALPLYFALLALGVDAPLALVLICAPLALVLICAPLASFGGVVPLPGGSGGIEVVLASLLVATAGVSAGVATAAAILYRLTTYWTHLAIGGCVAVAVSALGTRRFRR, encoded by the coding sequence ATGCGTTGGCGACGGGCGATCGGCGGGCTCGCAGCGGCGATCGTCGCCATTTCGCTTCTCGTCTACGGCGTCGGATGGAACGAAGTCGTAGCGAACGTGCGGGCTGCCCACCCCGCCGCGCTCGCCGCCGCCGTCGTCGCCGGCCTCGGAATGCTCGCGCTTCGAGCCGCGTTGGTCCGACGGCTGCTCGAGCCAGTCGCGGGTGGTGCCCGCGGCACCGCGTTCGTGACGGCCTACCTCTCCGGCTACTTCGCCCGGAGCGCCCTCCCGTGGGGCCGATCGACGGGGACGCCCGTGATGGCGTATCTGCTCGCTTCCGGATCGGACTCCGACTTCGAGGACAACCTCGCGGTCGTCGCGGCCGGCGAGGGGTTCAACGTCCTCGGAAGTCTCGTCGTCGCCGGACTCGGCGTCGCAGGATTCGTCGTTGCCGGCGGGTCGCTCGACGCGGTCTCGGCCGCGGTTGCCGTCGTCGGTGGCGGCGGACTCGTCGCCGCTGGTGTTCTCGTCGTGGCTAACCGAGGACTCGCGCGACGGATCTCCCTCGAGTTCGCGACGCGATGCGAGACTGTCGTTCGAAAGGTACCGTACTCGCGGTTGTCCCGGCAACGAGGGTTTCTTATCGATCGAATCGACGGCTTCTTCCGGACGCTCGAGGCGATCCAGGCGTCCCGCCGGACGCTCGCCGTGGCGTTTGGGATCGCAGTCGTGAGCTGGGTGTTCAACGCGTTGCCGCTGTACTTCGCGTTGCTCGCGCTCGGCGTCGACGCGCCGCTGGCGCTCGTGCTGATCTGTGCGCCGCTTGCGCTCGTGCTGATCTGTGCGCCGCTTGCGTCGTTCGGCGGCGTCGTGCCGTTACCAGGTGGCAGCGGCGGTATCGAGGTCGTGCTGGCGAGCCTGCTCGTCGCGACCGCGGGCGTCTCTGCCGGCGTCGCAACCGCCGCAGCGATCCTCTACCGGTTGACGACCTACTGGACACACCTCGCGATCGGCGGCTGCGTCGCCGTCGCGGTCTCGGCACTCGGAACCCGTCGGTTTCGTCGTTAA
- a CDS encoding NAD(P)-dependent glycerol-1-phosphate dehydrogenase: MFQKSKWIRLPRNVAVGHGVLDEVVDVVDDLHLQGRPLFVTSPTPREVAADPIAEDFEAAGIDPAVVTIESATFDSVEKVIEVAEAEEVSYLVGIGGGKAIDIAKMASHHLSMGFLSIPTAASHDGIVSNRGSVPDGDTRHSVAAEPPLAVVADTTVLAEAPWELTTAGCADIISNYTAVMDWRLAKRLKNVEYSEYAAALSEMTAEILVDNADLIRPGLEESSWVVTKALMSSGVAMSIAGSSRPASGAEHLFSHQLDRLEPNAALHGHQVGVGSIMTAYLHGGEKGFWTDIRDALDSIDAPTTATELGIDDETVLEALTSCHEIRDRYTILGDGMNEEAARDVATKTGVIS; encoded by the coding sequence TCCTCGACGAGGTCGTCGACGTCGTCGACGATCTTCACCTGCAGGGACGACCGCTGTTCGTCACCAGTCCCACGCCGCGCGAGGTCGCCGCGGATCCGATCGCCGAAGACTTCGAAGCTGCAGGGATCGATCCCGCCGTCGTCACGATCGAATCCGCGACCTTCGACTCCGTCGAGAAGGTGATCGAGGTCGCCGAGGCCGAGGAGGTTTCCTACCTCGTCGGCATCGGCGGCGGCAAGGCGATCGACATCGCGAAGATGGCGAGCCACCACCTCTCGATGGGCTTTCTCTCGATCCCGACGGCCGCCAGTCACGACGGGATCGTCAGTAATCGCGGCTCGGTTCCCGACGGCGACACCCGCCATAGCGTCGCGGCAGAGCCGCCGCTGGCCGTCGTCGCCGATACTACCGTACTCGCGGAGGCACCCTGGGAACTGACGACCGCCGGCTGTGCGGACATCATCTCGAACTACACCGCCGTCATGGACTGGCGGCTCGCGAAACGGCTCAAGAACGTCGAGTACTCCGAATACGCCGCCGCACTCTCGGAGATGACCGCCGAAATTCTGGTCGACAACGCCGACCTCATCCGCCCCGGACTCGAGGAGTCGTCCTGGGTCGTCACCAAGGCGCTGATGTCTTCCGGCGTCGCGATGAGCATCGCCGGCTCCTCACGACCCGCCAGTGGTGCGGAACACCTCTTCTCCCACCAGCTCGATCGACTGGAACCGAACGCGGCGCTGCACGGCCATCAGGTCGGCGTCGGCTCGATCATGACCGCGTACCTCCACGGCGGGGAAAAAGGGTTCTGGACGGACATCCGTGACGCCCTCGACAGTATCGACGCACCGACGACCGCCACGGAACTGGGCATCGACGACGAAACGGTCCTCGAGGCGCTGACGTCCTGCCACGAGATCCGCGACCGCTACACGATTCTCGGCGACGGGATGAACGAGGAGGCCGCTCGAGACGTCGCGACGAAGACCGGCGTCATCTCCTGA